From Salvelinus namaycush isolate Seneca chromosome 27, SaNama_1.0, whole genome shotgun sequence, the proteins below share one genomic window:
- the LOC120022182 gene encoding claudin-7-like has translation MVNTGMQLISFTCAVTGWVMAIAVTALPQWKVSAFIGSNILTSEIKWEGIWMNCIYQTTGHMQCKTYDSILALPPDLQAARALMCVAIFLGWLSCTVSCCGMKCTTCAGEDRRAKAGIALSGGVLFILTGLCVLVPVSWTANTVVQDFYNPKVPVMYKRELGQAIYLGWASAVILMISGAVLSSTCPHIESGGREYRRGYMGRSFPNTRPSPLAPDPPKPITSNSVPLKEYV, from the coding sequence ATGGTCAACACAGGCATGCAGCTGATCAGCTTCACCTGCGCGGTGACAGGTTGGGTCATGGCCATCGCTGTGACGGCCTTGCCTCAGTGGAAGGTGTCCGCCTTTATCGGCAGCAACATCCTCACCTCCGAGATCAAGTGGGAGGGCATCTGGATGAACTGCATCTACCAGACCACGGGCCACATGCAGTGCAAGACCTACGACTCCATTCTGGCTCTGCCCCCGGACCTCCAGGCAGCTCGTGCCCTCATGTGTGTGGCAATTTTTCTGGGCTGGCTGTCCTGCACAGTGTCCTGCTGTGGAATGAAATGCACCACGTGCGCTGGCGAAGACCGCCGCGCCAAGGCAGGCATCGCCCTCTCCGGCGGCGTGCTATTCATCCTGACGGGCCTGTGCGTGCTGGTGCCCGTCTCCTGGACCGCCAACACGGTGGTCCAGGACTTCTACAACCCCAAAGTGCCTGTCATGTACAAGCGAGAGCTGGGCCAGGCGATCTACCTGGGCTGGGCATCTGCGGTTATTCTGATGATCAGCGGGGCCGTGCTGAGCAGCACCTGCCCCCATATCGAGAGCGGAGGACGGGAGTACCGCCGGGGATACATGGGCCGGAGCTTTCCGAACACGCGCCCCTCCCCCCTCGCACCTGATCCTCCGAAACCTATCACCTCCAACAGCGTGCCCTTAAAGGAATATGTGTAG